In Myxococcales bacterium, a single genomic region encodes these proteins:
- the kdpB gene encoding potassium-transporting ATPase subunit KdpB: MASSASTASATSKAPRKLFDGPIVRRAVVDSFRKLDPRHQVRNPVMFVVLVGSVLTTALFVQAAVGTGEAPAGFILAVSLWLWFTVLFANFAEAMAEGRGKAQADALRGARKDTPAKKVTSPDLSADASSLAEDKDPRPRLTWETVSSAALRRGDVVLIEAGDDIPCDGEIAAGAASVNEAAITGESAPVIREAGGDRSAVVAGTRVLSDWIIVRASANPGDTFLDRMIAMVEGAKRRRTPNEIALSILLAALTIVFLLATVTLLPFSIFTVKAQGAGQPVTLTVLVALLVCLIPTTIGGLLSAIGIAGMDRMIQANVIATSGRAVEAAGDVDVLLLDKTGTITHGNRQATAFHPAPGVTVAALAEAAQLASLADETPEGRSVVALAREKHGLEERSLRALGGEFIPFTAQTRMSGVDVAGREVRKGASDAVLAYVTKLGGEFHEAVRAAVRDVAKKGATPLVVADGARVLGVIELKDIVKGGIKERFVELRRMGIKTVMITGDNPLTAAAIAAEAGVDDFLAQATPEAKLALIRQHQATGRLVAMTGDGTNDAPALAQADVAVAMSSGTQAAKEAGNMVDLDSNPTKLIEIVEIGKQMLMTRGALTTFSIANDIAKYFAIIPAAFAVTVPELGALNVMRLATPASAIMSAVIFNALIIVVLIPLALRGVAYRPETAETLLRRNLVVYGLGGVVVPFIGIKVVDVVLSVLRLT; the protein is encoded by the coding sequence ATGGCCTCCTCCGCCTCCACCGCAAGCGCCACCTCAAAGGCGCCGCGAAAGCTCTTCGACGGGCCCATCGTTCGGCGCGCCGTCGTCGATTCGTTCCGCAAGCTCGACCCGCGTCACCAGGTGCGAAACCCGGTCATGTTCGTCGTCCTCGTGGGGAGCGTCCTGACGACGGCGCTCTTCGTTCAAGCGGCCGTTGGCACCGGCGAGGCGCCGGCGGGATTCATCCTCGCCGTGAGCCTGTGGCTCTGGTTCACGGTTCTCTTCGCGAACTTCGCCGAGGCGATGGCCGAAGGTCGTGGCAAGGCCCAGGCTGACGCCCTGCGCGGCGCGCGCAAAGACACGCCGGCAAAGAAGGTCACGAGCCCAGACTTGTCGGCGGACGCCTCGTCGCTCGCGGAGGACAAAGATCCGCGGCCTCGGCTTACCTGGGAGACCGTCTCGTCGGCGGCGCTGCGGCGCGGTGACGTCGTGCTCATCGAGGCCGGCGACGACATTCCCTGCGACGGCGAGATCGCCGCGGGCGCCGCGAGCGTCAACGAGGCGGCCATCACCGGCGAGAGCGCGCCCGTCATTCGCGAGGCCGGCGGTGATCGAAGCGCCGTCGTCGCGGGCACGCGCGTCCTCTCCGACTGGATCATCGTGCGGGCGTCGGCGAACCCCGGCGACACCTTCCTCGATCGCATGATCGCCATGGTCGAGGGCGCGAAGCGGAGGCGAACGCCCAACGAGATCGCGCTCTCGATCCTCCTCGCGGCGCTCACCATCGTCTTCCTCCTCGCGACGGTGACGCTCCTGCCGTTTTCGATCTTCACCGTGAAGGCGCAGGGAGCCGGTCAACCGGTGACCCTCACCGTGCTCGTGGCGCTCTTGGTGTGCCTCATCCCGACGACCATCGGCGGGCTGCTCTCGGCCATCGGCATCGCCGGCATGGATCGCATGATTCAGGCGAACGTCATCGCCACCTCGGGCCGCGCCGTCGAAGCGGCCGGCGACGTCGACGTGCTCTTGCTCGACAAGACCGGCACCATCACGCACGGAAACCGGCAGGCGACGGCCTTTCATCCGGCGCCGGGCGTCACCGTCGCCGCGCTCGCCGAGGCGGCGCAGCTCGCGTCGTTGGCCGACGAGACGCCGGAAGGGCGGAGCGTCGTCGCGCTGGCTCGTGAGAAACATGGGCTCGAGGAGCGGTCGCTTCGGGCGCTCGGCGGCGAGTTTATTCCGTTCACCGCGCAGACGCGCATGAGCGGGGTCGACGTGGCCGGCCGCGAGGTGAGGAAAGGCGCTTCGGACGCTGTCCTTGCCTACGTCACAAAGCTTGGCGGCGAGTTCCATGAAGCGGTCCGCGCCGCCGTTCGCGACGTCGCCAAGAAGGGCGCCACGCCGCTCGTCGTCGCCGATGGCGCGCGCGTCCTCGGCGTCATCGAGCTGAAGGACATCGTCAAGGGCGGCATCAAGGAGCGTTTCGTCGAGCTAAGGCGCATGGGCATCAAGACGGTGATGATCACGGGCGACAACCCGCTCACGGCCGCCGCCATCGCCGCCGAGGCTGGCGTCGACGACTTCCTCGCGCAGGCGACGCCGGAGGCGAAGCTCGCGCTCATTCGTCAACATCAAGCCACGGGGCGCCTCGTGGCGATGACCGGCGACGGCACCAACGACGCGCCGGCGCTGGCGCAAGCCGACGTGGCGGTAGCCATGAGCTCGGGCACGCAAGCCGCGAAAGAAGCCGGCAACATGGTCGACCTCGACTCGAACCCGACCAAGCTCATCGAGATCGTCGAGATCGGCAAGCAGATGCTCATGACGCGCGGCGCGCTCACGACCTTCAGCATCGCCAACGACATCGCCAAGTACTTCGCCATCATTCCCGCGGCCTTCGCCGTCACCGTTCCCGAGCTGGGCGCCCTGAACGTCATGCGCCTCGCCACGCCCGCGAGCGCCATCATGAGCGCCGTCATCTTCAACGCGCTCATCATCGTGGTGCTCATCCCGCTGGCGCTCCGCGGCGTCGCGTATCGGCCAGAAACCGCCGAGACGCTGCTCCGGCGAAACC
- the kdpA gene encoding potassium-transporting ATPase subunit KdpA — translation MNALVQLALYVVVLGALAFPLGSFMARVYEEKALLSQRVLGPVERAIYRVVGVNAKEEMTLRSYVLSVLLFNVAGLLAVYALQRLQGALPLNPQGLAAVSPDSSFNTAVSFASNTNWQGYGGESTMSYLTQMVGLTVQNFVSAATGMAVLVALVRGFTRTGAATLGSFWVDLTRSTLYVLLPLSVVVALVLVSQGVVQTFGPSVSASLVEGTKDADGKAVLDQLIALGPAASQIAIKQLGTNGGGFFNVNSAHPFENPTPLSNFVQVLSILLVPAALCVTFGKMVGDRRQGLVILSAMFALFVPFLALCLWAEQGPNAALSAPSLGLSIDQAASALQAGGNMEGKELRFGVTGSALWATATTAASNGSVNSMHDSFTPLGGLAPMVLMQLGEVVFGGVGSGLYGMLVFAVVAVFVAGLMVGRTPEYLGKKIEPYEMKMASLVVLIPPVLVLLGAAVASVTEAGQKGVLNPGAHGFSEILYAASSAGNNNGSAFAGLSANTPFYNVVLGLLMFGARYWLIVPTLALAASLAKKKIVPTTSGTLPTHTWLFGALLVFTVLVVGALTFIPALALGPVAAHLKLGAH, via the coding sequence GTGAACGCGCTCGTGCAGCTCGCGCTCTACGTCGTCGTCCTCGGCGCGCTGGCGTTCCCGCTCGGGTCCTTCATGGCCCGCGTCTACGAGGAGAAGGCGCTTCTAAGCCAGCGCGTCCTCGGACCCGTCGAACGCGCGATCTATCGCGTCGTGGGCGTCAACGCGAAGGAGGAGATGACCCTCCGCAGCTACGTGCTCTCGGTCCTCCTCTTCAACGTGGCCGGGCTTCTCGCCGTCTACGCGCTCCAGCGCCTGCAAGGCGCGCTGCCGCTGAACCCGCAAGGCCTCGCCGCGGTCTCGCCCGACTCGTCGTTCAACACGGCCGTCAGCTTCGCCTCCAACACCAACTGGCAGGGCTACGGCGGCGAGTCGACCATGAGCTACCTGACCCAGATGGTCGGGCTCACGGTCCAGAACTTCGTGTCGGCGGCGACGGGCATGGCCGTCCTCGTGGCGCTCGTCCGCGGCTTCACACGCACCGGCGCTGCCACGCTCGGGAGCTTCTGGGTCGATCTCACGCGCTCGACGCTCTACGTGCTCTTGCCGCTCTCGGTCGTGGTGGCGCTCGTGCTCGTGTCGCAGGGCGTCGTGCAGACGTTTGGGCCTTCCGTGAGTGCGAGCCTCGTGGAGGGCACGAAAGACGCCGACGGCAAGGCGGTGTTGGATCAGCTGATCGCGCTCGGGCCTGCCGCGTCGCAGATCGCCATCAAGCAACTGGGCACCAACGGCGGCGGCTTCTTCAACGTCAACTCGGCGCACCCGTTCGAGAACCCCACGCCGCTCTCGAACTTCGTGCAGGTCCTCTCGATTCTCCTGGTTCCCGCCGCCTTGTGCGTGACGTTCGGAAAGATGGTCGGCGATCGGCGCCAGGGCCTCGTGATCCTCTCGGCGATGTTCGCGCTCTTCGTTCCGTTCCTCGCGCTCTGCCTTTGGGCCGAGCAAGGCCCGAACGCCGCGCTCTCCGCGCCCAGCCTCGGGCTCTCGATCGATCAGGCGGCCTCCGCGCTTCAGGCCGGAGGCAACATGGAAGGCAAGGAGCTCCGCTTCGGCGTGACGGGCTCGGCCCTGTGGGCGACGGCCACGACGGCCGCGTCCAACGGCTCTGTGAACTCCATGCACGACTCCTTCACGCCGCTCGGGGGCCTCGCCCCGATGGTCTTGATGCAGCTCGGCGAGGTGGTCTTTGGCGGCGTGGGGTCGGGCCTCTACGGCATGCTCGTCTTCGCCGTCGTTGCCGTCTTCGTCGCCGGGCTGATGGTTGGCCGCACCCCCGAGTACCTGGGCAAGAAGATCGAACCCTACGAGATGAAGATGGCGTCGCTCGTCGTCTTGATTCCGCCGGTGCTCGTGCTCCTCGGCGCCGCCGTGGCCAGCGTGACCGAGGCGGGCCAAAAGGGAGTCCTAAACCCAGGCGCGCACGGCTTCAGCGAGATCCTCTACGCGGCGTCTTCCGCGGGCAACAACAACGGGAGCGCCTTCGCGGGCCTCTCCGCCAACACGCCGTTCTACAACGTCGTCCTGGGCCTCTTGATGTTCGGGGCCCGCTACTGGCTCATCGTCCCGACCTTGGCGCTCGCGGCGTCGCTCGCCAAAAAGAAGATCGTGCCCACCACGAGCGGCACGCTGCCGACGCACACGTGGCTCTTTGGCGCGCTCTTGGTCTTCACCGTGCTCGTGGTCGGCGCGCTCACGTTCATCCCGGCGCTCGCGCTCGGCCCCGTCGCGGCGCATCTCAAGCTCGGAGCACACTGA
- the kdpF gene encoding K(+)-transporting ATPase subunit F: MSPLYLVGAVLSSALFVYLVYAMLKPEDFS, translated from the coding sequence ATGAGCCCGCTCTACCTCGTGGGCGCCGTTCTGTCGTCGGCGCTCTTCGTCTACCTCGTCTACGCCATGCTCAAGCCGGAGGACTTCTCGTGA
- a CDS encoding porin, whose protein sequence is MKRNAALARRRGAALIVACSAWAPWGALAQEAPASSTLTPLAEAAPVPESSPSAPPPPVAKPAPAPAAERPAPEPEKLAPVKITPLGYVEAYYAYNLNRPSNGITNARGFDNRHNTFSFTNVVLGATAEGGPFGAKLALQVGSMPSTIYLGEPTLPGASGANASNGELWKYLQEAYVTYKAPVGRGLLLQLGLSASPVGYEVLSVKDNWNWSRSNLFYGFPYYHTGLRATQELTKELSAIVGIFNGWNSVVDNNEEKSVQATLVYKIESKLALQALYFGGIERPTGSPEGPRWRHHLDATAQVDATDWLSVAAQGDYGWETTRMGPARWIAGALYGRVRPVEKFFVTLRGDRFHEHLGTDGSGRASSPLFWGGVEWVSSATVTLDVRPHENLSVRLEGRHDVADEPLYFAGDVAGAGVAGAPYVANARTQTTLLLGATAWF, encoded by the coding sequence ATGAAGCGAAACGCAGCCTTGGCGCGGCGCCGTGGCGCGGCGCTCATCGTGGCCTGCTCCGCTTGGGCACCGTGGGGGGCGCTTGCTCAAGAAGCGCCGGCGTCGTCGACGCTCACGCCGCTCGCCGAAGCCGCGCCGGTCCCGGAGAGCTCTCCGTCGGCTCCGCCTCCGCCAGTCGCGAAGCCGGCACCGGCGCCCGCGGCGGAAAGGCCGGCCCCGGAGCCCGAGAAGCTAGCGCCCGTCAAGATCACGCCGCTCGGCTACGTCGAGGCCTACTACGCGTACAACCTCAACAGGCCCTCCAACGGCATCACCAACGCCCGCGGCTTCGACAACCGGCACAACACGTTCTCGTTCACGAACGTGGTGCTCGGGGCGACCGCCGAAGGTGGCCCCTTCGGGGCCAAGCTCGCCCTTCAAGTGGGCAGCATGCCCAGCACCATCTACCTCGGCGAGCCCACGCTGCCCGGCGCATCGGGGGCGAACGCCTCGAACGGCGAACTCTGGAAGTACCTTCAGGAGGCCTACGTCACGTACAAGGCGCCCGTCGGTCGAGGGCTGCTGCTGCAACTCGGACTCAGCGCGTCGCCCGTTGGCTACGAGGTGTTGTCGGTGAAGGACAACTGGAATTGGTCGCGCTCGAACCTCTTCTACGGGTTCCCCTATTACCACACGGGCCTCCGCGCCACGCAGGAGCTCACGAAGGAGCTCTCGGCCATCGTCGGGATCTTCAACGGTTGGAACTCTGTCGTCGACAACAACGAAGAGAAGAGCGTGCAGGCGACGTTGGTCTACAAGATCGAGAGCAAGCTCGCCTTGCAGGCGCTCTACTTCGGCGGCATCGAACGCCCGACCGGCTCGCCGGAAGGTCCGCGTTGGCGCCACCACCTCGACGCCACAGCGCAGGTCGATGCGACCGATTGGCTCTCCGTCGCAGCCCAGGGCGACTACGGCTGGGAGACGACGCGCATGGGCCCCGCTCGCTGGATCGCCGGTGCGCTCTACGGCCGCGTGCGTCCCGTCGAAAAGTTCTTCGTGACGCTTCGCGGCGATCGGTTCCACGAGCACCTCGGCACCGACGGTTCGGGGCGCGCCAGCTCCCCGCTCTTTTGGGGCGGCGTCGAGTGGGTGAGCTCGGCGACGGTGACGCTCGACGTCCGGCCGCACGAGAACCTGTCGGTGCGCCTCGAGGGCCGCCACGACGTGGCCGACGAGCCGCTCTACTTCGCGGGCGACGTCGCCGGCGCAGGCGTCGCCGGAGCGCCCTACGTGGCCAACGCGCGAACGCAGACGACGCTGCTCCTCGGCGCCACCGCGTGGTTCTGA
- a CDS encoding response regulator, translated as MTDVSLVVLVVEDEPSMAKFLRTSLSTEGYRVVLAATGAEALALARTHNPDVVLLDLGLPDMDGMDVTKALREWSTRPIIIISARGQEEDKVRALDVGADDYLTKPFGTSELLARMRVALRHSQRVREGRTEPVLAVGDWRVDLDKRQVFAGEREVHLTPNEYKLLAYLMKNAGKVLTHRQLLKEVWGPAYATQTHYLRVYMVQLRHKLEAEPAEPRRLLTEPGVGYRLRTDE; from the coding sequence ATGACCGACGTTTCCCTCGTGGTGCTCGTGGTCGAAGATGAGCCGTCGATGGCGAAGTTCCTCCGAACCTCGCTGTCGACGGAAGGGTACCGCGTCGTGCTCGCGGCGACGGGCGCGGAGGCGCTCGCGCTGGCGCGCACGCACAACCCCGATGTCGTGCTCCTCGATCTCGGCTTGCCGGACATGGACGGGATGGACGTGACGAAGGCTCTCCGCGAGTGGTCGACGCGCCCCATCATCATCATCAGCGCGCGCGGCCAAGAGGAAGACAAGGTCCGCGCCCTCGACGTCGGCGCCGACGACTACCTGACGAAGCCGTTTGGGACGAGCGAGCTCTTGGCGCGGATGCGCGTCGCGCTGCGTCACTCGCAGCGAGTCCGCGAAGGACGCACCGAACCGGTGCTCGCCGTCGGCGATTGGCGCGTCGACCTCGACAAGCGTCAGGTCTTTGCCGGTGAGCGTGAGGTGCACCTCACGCCCAACGAGTACAAGCTCCTCGCGTACCTGATGAAGAACGCCGGCAAGGTGCTGACGCATCGGCAGCTCTTGAAGGAGGTGTGGGGTCCGGCTTACGCGACCCAGACGCACTACCTGCGGGTCTACATGGTGCAACTGCGCCACAAGCTCGAGGCCGAGCCCGCCGAGCCGCGGCGGCTCCTCACCGAGCCCGGTGTTGGCTACCGCTTGCGCACCGACGAGTGA
- a CDS encoding sensor histidine kinase KdpD — translation MTDDDRPDPEALLARVKADLARESRGKLTIFFGASPGVGKTYAMLEAARLEREAGRDVAIGLVETHGRYDTGALVLGHELLPRRQITHRGIELEEFDLDAALARKPALLLVDELAHTNAEGSRHKKRWQDVEELLVAGIDVFTTLNVQHLESLRDVVTQVTGVVVKESVPDRIFEAADDVRILDLPIDELLDRLHQGKVYAPAQAAHAGENFFRPGNLIALRELALRVTAQRVDAEMRRYRDAQGIDRTWPVGERLLVSVSASPASERLIRSARRLAAGLHCDWIAAYVETPAALGMTASDKARLAHHLDLARALGGEPVTLAAERGPEAIVRFARTRNVTRILVGKPTHARWRDRLRAPFLDELVRLSGDIDVHVLSGEPLDGRPRAGERRPKRRGASPSAYGASVLVVVLATLVSDATFGKTQLADVAMVYLLGVVLVALRWGLGPSLTAAVAAVLALDFFFVPPYLTFAVADLRHVVTFAVMFVVAAVTSGLTARVRGQADAARERELRTASLYALTRKLAAAKAPAEALALGAEHIVDVFGVRVAAWQGKSRDAGAPLVAVALGAAGYEPDEREQAVAEWVWKNGGAAGNTTDTLPSSRGLYVSLESPTKRLAVLGVLVADDAARIGVDERPHLDAFLVQIAAALARTTLAEEAAAARREVLAEQLRNALLSSVSHDLRTPLAVITGTASTLLDERLAPATRRELTESILLEAARLHRLVRNLLDMTRLEAGEVRITREWQPLEEAVGAALGRTRALLGRRSVSTDLAADLPLVPYDSLLMQQLLVNLLENVAKYTPDDSAVEIHATFNPNAGERGEVEIVVADRGKGLAPGDEAKVFEKFYRAETGPGVRAAGGGVGLGLTIARGIVEAHGGRIWAKNRAGGGAEFAFTVPIVGEPPTVEAEP, via the coding sequence GTGACCGACGACGACAGGCCCGATCCGGAAGCGCTCCTCGCGAGGGTCAAGGCGGATCTGGCGAGGGAGAGCCGCGGCAAGCTGACGATCTTCTTCGGGGCGTCACCGGGCGTTGGGAAGACCTACGCGATGCTGGAGGCGGCGCGCCTCGAGCGCGAGGCCGGCCGCGACGTGGCCATCGGCCTCGTCGAGACGCACGGACGCTACGACACGGGCGCGCTCGTTTTGGGTCACGAGCTCTTGCCACGCCGCCAGATCACGCATCGCGGCATCGAGCTCGAGGAGTTCGATCTCGACGCCGCCCTCGCGCGGAAGCCCGCGCTGCTCCTCGTCGACGAGCTCGCGCACACCAACGCCGAAGGCTCGCGCCACAAGAAGCGATGGCAGGACGTCGAAGAGCTGCTCGTCGCGGGCATCGACGTCTTCACGACGCTGAACGTGCAGCACCTGGAGAGCCTGCGCGACGTCGTGACCCAAGTGACTGGCGTCGTCGTCAAAGAGAGCGTGCCGGACCGCATCTTCGAGGCCGCCGACGACGTTCGCATCCTCGACTTGCCCATCGATGAGCTCTTGGACCGGCTCCACCAAGGGAAGGTCTACGCGCCCGCGCAGGCGGCTCACGCAGGAGAGAACTTCTTCCGTCCCGGCAACCTCATCGCGCTCCGCGAGCTCGCCCTTCGCGTCACCGCGCAGCGCGTCGACGCCGAAATGCGTCGCTATCGCGATGCTCAAGGGATCGACCGGACTTGGCCCGTCGGCGAGCGGCTGCTCGTCAGCGTGTCGGCGAGCCCCGCCTCGGAGCGCCTCATTCGAAGCGCACGCCGCCTCGCGGCGGGGCTGCACTGCGACTGGATCGCGGCCTACGTGGAGACGCCCGCCGCGCTCGGGATGACCGCGAGCGACAAGGCGCGCCTCGCGCATCACCTGGACCTCGCGCGGGCCCTCGGCGGCGAGCCGGTGACGCTCGCGGCGGAGCGTGGCCCCGAGGCGATCGTCCGCTTCGCACGGACGCGCAACGTGACACGGATCCTCGTGGGCAAGCCCACGCACGCTCGCTGGCGCGACCGGCTTAGGGCGCCGTTCCTCGATGAGCTCGTGCGTCTCTCCGGCGACATCGATGTGCACGTCTTGTCGGGCGAGCCGCTCGACGGGCGGCCGCGGGCAGGGGAGCGCCGGCCGAAGCGTCGCGGCGCGTCGCCCTCGGCGTACGGTGCGTCGGTCCTCGTCGTGGTCCTCGCGACGTTGGTCTCGGACGCGACGTTCGGCAAAACTCAGCTCGCCGATGTGGCCATGGTCTACCTCCTCGGCGTCGTGCTCGTTGCGCTTCGGTGGGGCCTCGGGCCGTCGCTCACGGCGGCCGTCGCGGCGGTCCTCGCGCTCGACTTCTTCTTCGTGCCCCCGTACCTCACGTTTGCCGTCGCGGATCTGCGCCACGTGGTGACCTTCGCCGTCATGTTTGTCGTCGCCGCGGTCACCAGCGGCCTGACGGCGCGCGTGCGAGGCCAGGCCGACGCGGCGAGAGAGCGCGAGCTTCGGACCGCGAGCCTGTACGCGCTCACGCGCAAGCTCGCCGCGGCCAAGGCGCCGGCCGAGGCGCTCGCGCTGGGCGCGGAGCACATCGTCGACGTCTTCGGCGTGCGCGTCGCCGCTTGGCAAGGCAAGAGCCGGGACGCGGGTGCGCCGCTCGTGGCGGTCGCGCTTGGGGCCGCCGGCTACGAGCCCGACGAGCGAGAGCAGGCCGTCGCCGAGTGGGTGTGGAAGAACGGCGGAGCCGCAGGAAACACGACCGACACGCTGCCTTCGTCCCGAGGCCTCTACGTGAGCCTCGAGTCGCCGACGAAGCGCCTCGCCGTGCTCGGCGTCCTCGTCGCCGACGATGCGGCCCGGATAGGCGTCGATGAACGGCCACACCTTGACGCGTTCTTGGTGCAAATTGCGGCGGCGCTGGCGCGGACGACGCTCGCCGAGGAAGCGGCCGCGGCGCGCCGCGAAGTGCTGGCCGAGCAGCTCCGCAACGCGCTCCTGTCCTCGGTGTCGCACGACTTGCGCACACCGCTCGCGGTCATCACCGGGACCGCCAGTACGCTCCTCGACGAGCGCCTCGCGCCAGCCACGCGCCGCGAGCTGACCGAGTCGATCCTCCTCGAGGCCGCGCGCCTCCACCGCCTCGTGCGGAACCTCCTCGACATGACGCGCCTCGAGGCGGGTGAGGTGCGGATCACGCGCGAGTGGCAACCGCTCGAGGAAGCCGTGGGCGCGGCGCTGGGACGCACGCGAGCGCTGCTTGGGCGCCGCAGCGTTTCCACGGACCTCGCGGCCGATCTGCCGCTCGTGCCTTACGATTCGCTGCTCATGCAGCAACTCCTGGTGAACCTCCTCGAGAACGTGGCGAAGTACACGCCCGACGACAGCGCCGTCGAAATTCACGCGACGTTCAACCCGAACGCGGGCGAACGCGGCGAGGTGGAGATCGTGGTCGCCGACCGCGGCAAGGGGCTCGCGCCCGGCGACGAGGCGAAGGTCTTCGAGAAGTTCTACCGGGCGGAGACAGGTCCAGGGGTTCGCGCGGCCGGCGGGGGCGTCGGTCTCGGTCTGACCATCGCGAGGGGCATCGTGGAGGCGCACGGCGGCCGCATCTGGGCGAAGAACCGCGCCGGCGGCGGCGCCGAGTTCGCCTTCACGGTTCCGATCGTAGGCGAGCCGCCCACCGTGGAGGCTGAGCCATGA
- a CDS encoding protein kinase produces the protein MRILVCDHDTAATKTVAEHLLGWGFEPVVMSSGVDAWRALDRDDPPPVLLIGWDTPGLSGLEVCRMLRSTPQGANVYVIALVESKATGDLIEGREAGIDDVLVKPVIGRELRFRIARGLAFREGRPRPRMASLPPGSVTPSSIPPPMGSPMASPELRGPRASEPTITLGGRYRLERLIAEGPRSTVWLALHLSLGINVAIRFMKADAAELADYSSFEADARAAAQLRSSHVARIYGHGSHEGLPYLAMEYLAGETLADRVARRGPLTMAETGALVHQLVDALGEVHGAGLVHGNVKPENVVLLPAADHSAGFVAKLVDFGFVQRALSPNASGAVTTGNAATTSPECLRGDVTPNKALDLWALGATIFTAATAARPFNGDTLAQIFARVCLEALPVPSQLHSGLPPEFDAWFAKACARDPHVRFRTLAEMVEAMGPTSRAPAAGAGARAKTGPPRPTPR, from the coding sequence ATGCGCATCTTGGTTTGTGACCACGACACCGCCGCGACCAAAACGGTCGCTGAGCACCTCTTGGGCTGGGGCTTCGAACCCGTCGTGATGAGCTCCGGCGTGGACGCCTGGCGCGCCCTTGACCGAGACGACCCGCCCCCCGTGCTCCTCATCGGCTGGGACACGCCGGGCCTCTCGGGCCTCGAGGTCTGCCGCATGCTCCGCTCGACGCCGCAGGGTGCCAACGTCTACGTCATCGCCCTCGTGGAGTCGAAGGCGACCGGCGACCTCATCGAAGGCCGCGAGGCCGGCATCGACGACGTGCTCGTCAAGCCCGTGATCGGTCGCGAGCTCCGCTTTCGGATCGCGCGGGGACTCGCCTTTCGCGAAGGGCGGCCGAGGCCGCGCATGGCGAGCCTCCCGCCCGGCAGCGTCACGCCGTCGAGCATCCCTCCGCCCATGGGGTCGCCGATGGCCTCGCCCGAGTTGCGCGGACCCCGCGCATCGGAGCCCACGATCACGCTGGGTGGGCGCTACCGGCTCGAACGACTGATCGCCGAAGGCCCGCGCTCCACCGTATGGCTCGCGCTGCATCTGTCGCTCGGCATCAACGTCGCCATCCGCTTCATGAAGGCCGACGCCGCTGAGCTCGCCGACTATTCATCCTTCGAGGCCGACGCGCGGGCCGCCGCGCAGCTCCGAAGTTCGCACGTGGCGCGCATCTATGGGCACGGCAGCCACGAGGGCCTCCCTTACTTGGCGATGGAATACCTCGCGGGCGAGACCCTCGCCGATCGCGTCGCGCGCCGGGGCCCGCTCACGATGGCGGAGACGGGAGCGCTCGTTCATCAATTGGTCGACGCGCTCGGAGAGGTGCATGGCGCGGGGCTCGTGCACGGCAACGTGAAGCCCGAGAACGTCGTGCTCTTGCCCGCCGCGGATCACAGCGCGGGGTTCGTCGCAAAGCTCGTCGACTTTGGCTTCGTGCAGCGCGCGCTCTCTCCCAACGCCAGCGGCGCCGTCACGACGGGCAACGCGGCGACGACGAGCCCTGAATGCCTGCGAGGTGACGTCACGCCCAACAAGGCGCTCGATCTCTGGGCCCTCGGCGCGACCATCTTCACGGCAGCGACTGCGGCGCGCCCTTTCAACGGGGACACCTTGGCGCAGATTTTCGCGCGCGTGTGCCTGGAGGCTCTGCCCGTTCCCTCGCAGTTGCACTCGGGCTTGCCGCCGGAGTTCGACGCATGGTTTGCCAAGGCGTGCGCGCGCGATCCGCACGTGCGGTTTCGCACCCTCGCCGAGATGGTCGAGGCCATGGGACCGACCAGCCGCGCGCCCGCAGCGGGGGCGGGGGCCCGCGCAAAGACCGGCCCGCCCCGGCCCACCCCGCGGTAG